The Choristoneura fumiferana chromosome Z, NRCan_CFum_1, whole genome shotgun sequence DNA window CAGCTCTAGGGCGGTGCGATGGCAAGCCCGGTTGGTCAGCAGATGCAAATACTTCAGGATAAGTATGTGAAATGTTCTGTTCTCCATATATGAATATTCCAGTCGAGTTGAAGGCTGAAAATacaagtaatttaataattttagctGGGCGACTGAGCTCGCTCGGGgtaaaactcgaaaacacgcattttcccagaaataaaacGAAGCCAGATCTATTTTTTGCTCCTGAAATTAAccacatagcaaattttatcacAAATGCTAGTGATGTTTCCTAGATCcctgaaataaatacatacaagaattactcatttaaaggtataagtatatacatattactTACATCTGTTAGTTGGAAAGAAGGATGAGCCACAAACTGCATGTAAGCTATAGATTGCTCGATTAGTGTGTTGGCTACGGTGTATTCTTCTATGCGGAACATCATGTCGGCACTCTGGAAAAAAAATGTCCACACTTAttctgtacctacatatatgtacgtacagtcgagtgcaaaaataatgGGCTTACCCTAactcttaaaaaatatgtaccacagactcttaatCCGACGTAATAATTtgttgagtggttcgaatagatacatatttttgcacttgactgtacgtatatatatgtatatacagaCGAATGTATATGTACCTACGTAAATACGTATATTATAAAAGCTAAAGCAATGGAAGTTAggcatattttttgagataaatacctacgctccaatggagcgttagggttggccacttattttttgtaaaattgaaaaaaaaatgttaagttcGCGCTGTATCTCAGCTTATTAAaccttttattacaagcttttatttaacttgcaattgtatgttattttattatgtgttttttattaaaacgttTCACCAGAAATGagctcaaattcaaattttaatctTGAATTTCTCGAAGTCCCGGGACGTCCCGGGACTTTGATCGAAGGCTGTCTCGTGTCCCGGGACTTTGAAATTCGCGAGTTTTCCCAAAACCtagtaatgaataatgttttgccatcgtattttgtctgaaaagttcgtatttaactAGCTATCTCAAACTACGaactttccgacaaaatacgatgacaaaacattattcaatacatctgTACTTATACTGTGACGAAATCTGGGAATCCCTTTTCAATaattgataatacaataatgtattgacattttgtataggtactatggtttttaaaacctaaacaagaaggtggcaaaattttcttccgcccggGCGGCTGATTGATACCCACGATACTTTTAGATACGtacaaatgtatgtatgtataatgaagggtccacggaaagaacatgccgtcatctttttttttattgagattttaatctcaaaatgtagagctcgcaaggaactatgacttaccattgaattaaaataatctgaaaacaatatttaaaaaaatattctactcgcgTTTTAGATACAATGTGCTGCTAACGATATCGCTATCGGTAATCCaatgatttatttacttaattattgttaaatttactttatacattaattaaaatatgtttacatgaacaattattgaataatgaatacttacattACGGCTGTGATTACGGATAATAAAAGaattttacagttattattgaatattaatattttaacattatttaattagacTGTGTGAGCTAAATTTCCCGGGACCATTCTAAGGTTGTAATCAGTGAAAAAAAAGTCTCAAAATGGCGgtaatttgttttgattttgcaCGGAGTTCttaaagttgaaaaaaatattgtagattgttgcaccaagcagaaagttatttattactgcaccgagtgccgatttggagcccgagcgtcagcgaggacattaaaaagcacgagggcaatataaattacttattatctgctttttttttcaactattacaggaatagtagacgaaaaaaaaactcgtgcTACACAAtcaataggaaagaaatgtcactagctctcgatgattccatttttgtaagtttacattcgcactctcaaaaaatgtccacggaaaattcgcaaggttccagccaatttgttttttttttcatttcttacttttttttggcagttagtatatatagcagatatttagacccgcgatctgtcaaatttcgccAGGTTGGCGAACCATacacagagttttttttttatttatatacggctacttactatttttggtaggaatggtagcaacaattttttgtacgcaatctgtaaaatttcataagaccgtcagattgaccaacctaacactagatttttttacactatgcaggctaattttatagcacaagtacttgtgttacctatttggtcgtgcgattaaaaaaaaatctaaaatcaatacaataaaggatttttatacattttttctgctctagagcagaaaagtcccgttTTATGcggggtatttagtgcggttatgatgaaattaaagcatagtatGAAGAAAAAGAGTTAATCACTATTTAAACGACAAAGTTTCTGTGAGAATGTGTGACTTTAGTGAATTGAATGATGCAGAAATGTTGATGCTGCCAGAAATAACACAGGCGACAATGGAAGTGAGCAGTAATTTGCTACCTTTAAAATCGTAACATTCAGTTACTGTCCGTTATgcaagtatttatctatacttatattataaagaggaagaTTTGGTTTTtgggatgtttgttacgaattaacttaaaaaatactagcgattttaaataattctttcaCTATAGAATGCAAAATTGTTCCAAGGTgccataggtatattttttttttacaaaaaaaaatagggttccgtactaaaacttcaataatgtaactcagtgtaaaaaagttgccatgaaacatctttcatcgcatgcgctgtggaatATTGATGATAGCANNNNNNNNNNNNNNNNNNNNNNNNNNNNNNNNNNNNNNNNNNNNNNNNNNNNNNNNNNNNNNNNNNNNNNNNNNNNNNNNNNNNNNNNNNNNNNNNNNNNACGAATTCTCTGCCAGGTCATGGCTCGGTCGACTCGCTTTCCCGATCAGCGAGGCAGCGGTTATTAAACTCAATAACAAATGTGATATACATTAATGTTCGCTAACGGTCGCGCGTTGTCGTGCACGATTTGTAGGTAGATACCTAGTTCGGCACCTTCAAATTCTATTGTACTACCAAACGCTTCTTTACGTTACTTAAATAAAGCAGGGGTTTCTGATTTGTATCGTAAGCATTGTAGAGACAGAGTGCTGCAagacaattatattttacatacctagaattttttaaatgagtgataaattgtattattttgattagACAAAAGattgaataatattttcacCTGATCTCCTCCAAAAGCAGCAACGCAGGGTTTTATACCGCCAGTTCCAGTAGCGATCAGAGCTAATCCAATCATTGATGTCGTacttaaaagaaaaatgtaatactttaatAATATATCTATTGTCTTTTGCTAGGTGTACAGCtgaggtacagtcgccatcagatatttcggagcagccaaGGTGGTCAATAATATCGCCACATGctctctattattaaggtactcgtaggtattacagtacatgtttcgatatttttgtacACCTTGGCCattccgaaatatctgatggcgactgtacaatgtACTTACGTTGGCGGTAGCATTAGTGGAGGTATAGCAGAACAACAGGTCAATACAGTTCCGAAGAAATATATAATGGAGAAGTAAAGAATCACTCTGGAAAAATAAAGGTAAAgaatacctaggtacttatttagGGTTTGGTCAATACTCAATATGTCGCTTTTACTTTATAGGtactaattttacaaaaatacctacttacctaaccATTACTTACATAAAGTAATGCCAAGCAGAGTAATGGCTTATAGGTAGGACATATGGTAATAACCCTCGGTGTGCGAATCCGAATCAGGGTATGACcggttttagtttttaattgctACTCTAAGATGAATAAATGTCTGAACAGGCAGGCAGGAGCAGGtggtattatattttaaattcataCACCTACGTTTTACCTAGTTGGCTATAAATTTCTAATGCATCTTTTGGCTTGAACTTTCGATGCGAGCGTTTATTTTTTCATGATTGTTTAGACAAAGTTTATGTTATCCTGGTGTTCTTTGTAATAACATACTGAAACTTTCTCCGATCCCATCCGGACCTATTCAGTGTTTCCTAGTCTTTACTAGGAAACACTGTGAATCGGCCCGGATTGCGCTTTGCCGCAATCAAAATCATGCGAATAAGTTCAGCCAAAGACTTACAGATTCTGTCTGTTCTTGTGGAACAGGATAGAATCCGAGTTCATCATCACATACATACTTCTTCTGGTCGGCGATGCCGTCTTAATTTGCTAACCGAGCCAGGGCGGCAGGTATGTAACGAGTTGTGCAGGTACAATTTGTATTGCTTTCGAGCCTTCCGATTTcaattcttttcttttcttgcTAGGACAACAGAATCGGTATATCTGTGGCCGGCCTGACAAGCCTAACAGACTGACTAAACACGTTATTTTTTTCGGTAGGTATGTTACAACTCAGCCTACGTGCGACTGGTGGAGGGTGAGCGGTTTTCTATGTTCATTGCGTCTACTACCAGATAATCACTGTGTGGTGAACGTCTCGGCCACGTAATAAGCATAGAAAAATCTTGCCGCTTCATGCGAGGCTTTCAATAGAGGCCACGGCGGCTTCGTatgttgctgtcccgctgacgcttatgtcatttaatacgcgagtgaaagggacggcgcgatacgaacttcgattttccagtttcgtagtagcccctcaggccGTAACGTCATTACACAAAGCGGACACAACGCCACACAGGAACTTTACGTACTTGTATCTGCCTATAAAATTATCCGCCAATATTGCTCCGATCAAAGGCATAGTGTAGCAcatcataataaatatatggtACACTACAGTTGCAGCATTCTCGTGGAGACATAGCACATTCCTCAGGTATAGTGATAGAATAGCTAAAAGAAAGTTCAGGTACCTAATTATCAAAACATCTTCATGAATCATAATCTAAGTAAAGTAGACTTTACAATTTAAGTCgtttgtttatttcaattcaaatcacTTACTCCGTAAACCGCAAAATGAAAATCTTTCACAGAACTCTGTagcaataatacaaaatattgaTGTTGGATGACCGAGAAACATTGTCAACAATGTGTGACAATCTTCTGACATTTATTTGCTTCATTCATCTTTCTGTCTATTTATGGGTGATTTGTGATTTACATCgaaatagtaggtaagtacttacttactatttCGATGGTGATTTATGGTACTCTAAAAACAAGTACCTTTGATATATACCTACTGTCGTGACTTGGACACACTCATAGATGAAAGTGTGTATACTGGTAACTTATGAAGAAGACCAAGCCAAGACATTTTTGACAGGTTTATTTTagagtatttataaataaagaatttggatttcgcgctgtcatcgtccATCCACCATTAggtacgtctcatatttcgtttcctagaatttttttaccgtacaacggcaaaacctactagacactggtaaaattgtcctccaatggacagcgccataattttctaaaaaacaaacaaacacacttatGAATGAGGAAGGAATGAGGTTTAGTCAGATCAGATAAGAAACCTCTTTTATTGGAGACGCGGAGACGTGCAGAATCGTTTAATTAGAAGAGTATTAAGTATACATATAGTACCTATTTTTGTATTGCATGGTTGATTATATAGGGGTAACGGTAAAATACAGGGCCAGATTATATATCTATTACGGCATAATAGGCAACTAGGGGCCCCGCAAAAGCTAAGTGCCCGTGCGCGCAAAAAAGGGATTGAAAATGTTTCACACAGTGAAAACTTCATTgttaaatttgtatttgtatgcgATCGCGTCGCGAGCTCTCGCGCGTTAGACATGCTGCCTCTGGCGGcatccatacattttgacaatgCTAAACCCTATGTTAGTTATTAACTCGGAGTTACCTACTAAGTTAAACCTGGTTCGTGCAAACTCTCCTACAATCATTTTCTCGCATACCTAACGCCGACGAGTCTATCTAGCTGCTTGGTCTTATGTCTGACAAAACACGTGCTTTCGAGTTCTAGACCGAGCATAAGGTCGCCCAGGTATCATTATTATGAGCTGTATGTTTTAATTGCTGAAATGtcaaaactttaatttaggatcatgagtttttttttaaatttccaatgGTATAGGAAGCTGCACCTACCTCGCCATAAATAGCTTTTCATCAAGTGACCCGCCTGATAGTTTGCCTCCTATcgcactaatataataaactttGCTCGGACGAAATCGCAGGCAAAAGCTTGTCATTAGAAGTGTGGTCACCCCTCGTGGTCAGATGATTGTGGCACTAAactagctagctacatattagtaatctgtgatcGAGAgagataaatttaattactcttaaaaaaataaaacggcCAGTAAAAATGATCTTTTAGTAttactaaaaaacaaaaacaaacctCTTAATGCGTAAAAACAGCActtatattttacaataatgatCCAGCCTATTAACATCCCTCTGTTGGGCACAGGGTCAGAATGAGGGACTgtgtgtagttcccacgtgggatCGGGACGCCGATTTTCGAAAGCACATCCGCGAAAATACTACGCGAATCTGGTAAAAATATGTGAATTGTTTCAATTTTCGCATTTTAATAACAGAATATTATATAGGCTGTTAGTACATAGCGATCGCAGAATTTTCTCTAAGTTCACTTATCTTTCAGATATGAATAGGCAATAAACACAAATTAATACAATAGGTACgttcaaggactttaattcatgacccaccatggaatcttttcaaaggaaaagtcattacgattttccttgttaattattaCTATGTCACTATTTTTTACTATAcatcattttttttcacttacgaataatatttttcaagtaaGGTTTCGAAAATCGCCGCTCCctgtgctgattgggaacttcacacacgccattaaaccatttcgcaggtttgtgcaggtttcctctggatgttttccttcattgAAAAGCTActgataaataaatttcaaacggcgatttatttattaatacaatgCAAATGTTAAGTTACTATGTACctacggtcacgagcgttaatttgagacCCATTTCGTCAAGTCCTTAAATTGTCttatacaaaatgacagatattaattaacgatcgtgaccgtacAGGAACAGAATCATCTTATACTCCTTATTTACAATTTAGCTAAGTATGTGCAAATTAaacaatatatattatttattattaatatcataagtaggtaggtagataaagCCTGAccatcaaaataaaaacctcgcgatatttcgaaaaaaaaactggaataaTTTCTTCAACTGGCAACAGTAAATAAAGAGGTCATTAACGCCGTCTTGGTGTCAAAGCTAGATGTCGATTGAGCGTGGTCTATTTCTTGGATATTGTGAGTTATTTGTGCGCTTAAATGCCAAAAACGATTCTATAGTTAGTTCTATACATAGTTATATTTACCAAAAGTTACTCTGAGTATGACTGAAGGGTTAATTCTATTTCGTCTAAATGACATCACCAACCTTGTTGTCAACGTGACTTGTAAATACATCATATAGTATGTATAATGGAAATTGGCTAATTTGTGAATAAATTGGTAACAGTaagtcttattttattttaggtatatCCCGATCTTCCGTAATTGAAATACGGAGAGCAGATGAGACATCGCCGaacagaaattattttttattaaaattgaaaaattataaatgcaacTAGCAGTGATAGAAAACATCAAGACTTACAGCTGACAATGAGTCCCATATatctgttactgaaccagtagTACAATCTGATCATGGGTTAGTAAAGTAGTCTGAAATCGTCAACACGCCTAAAAAGCATCTAGTTAAATTCGCAGCTAATCGAATACACAAGACAAGTACTATAAGGCGAtcatttatgtaagtaattaattgataataaatgactaatattaaaatttaaaattagtggttgtatttatttattttattgtatgtattcAAATTAGACtataacgcatctgcaatccccctggtgttgcagttgtcatctcttaccatcaggagacccacttgctcgtttgccatccagccaaataaaataataaaaaattattagtttaactgcaaagttaaataattaatttaaaatttaaaacatgtatGTACGACTTTACTTGGTGTTGCTATAATTATTGCTAATATAGCGCCCCCGgggcaggtttttttttttcctggtcAGGCTTTTATAATACCtgtttctttaattatttccttCTAAAATAACATAGGCtaatcattaaataattacCAAGGAAAGAGTAATCGTGAAGTCTTCTTTATTTTGAGGCCGTCCTCAGAGAAGTCaattaagtgtaataaattccAAGCTCTAtacaactatttatttttacaagtaatATCGttgcaaaatatacatacaatcaACAGTCTACTATCCGATGAATTTTAATCACTTGTTTATGCAATTTAACGATAATCAACGTCTCTGAGTACTGCGCAGCAGTAACCTCGCTAAGCTCAGCGCAATGCTTTTGTTATCTAATTATCTTACCACAAGGGGACCTTAAGGAAGCACGGACAATTGCGCTATTATTATATGAATTTATTTTACACCGATAATTTTCCCTTCTGCCGCCTTAAGGTCCTCTTTATGCTAAAAGCATAAGATGTCTTTAACTAGAATTCATTAAACATAAACAAATCGCTAAGGaacctaaaaatatacaacaagTCCCAAACAAAGGGTCACAATTTAACATGATTTTACATCTGTCGATCGGAGAAACATTCAGGAACGATCGGGATCTATCTCGACTGCAAAATCTCGAAGGGCCCAGTTCGATTTCTCATCCAATCTCACAATAGAGATAGATCCAAATGACACGGAGCACTGAGGCCCTGGCTGGAAATTCTTATAGAAAATTTCAGGCTTGCTATTCTGGCACAATACTGCACCCTTTTTCCCTTTCTCATTCAGCAGCTGAAGTGGACGGCATGAGCGGACCTTGACTGTATCTAAGCAGTCCTAAGCATAGTCGACTAAGATATTCCTTTAAATCCCAAGATTCAATATCATTGGTACGGCTATTAAAACATCAAAgactattttaatttacaagtcAATGTGACAATCAGCTTTATTGTAAAGGCTCCATAccccaaaagaaaaaaaaacacagaatcCTTAGGATCACTAgcgtgtctgtctgttcgtccgaaTCAATCAAgttaatgctaaaaataatattttttttaaatggggtGTAAATAGTTCGTAGGTTACTTAAAGTAAGTTACAAAATAGCCGAAAGTCAACCAATGTCACGCCCGTTTGTCCCCGATACTACTGAacctaaaattattaaaaaaagctcAGAAAATGGTTCTAATTTTTCATGATTACAAGACCACTTATATAATAAGAAGTCTAAGGTATTTAAGTAGGAAATTTCAGTAATGTCTAGGAAAGTGCGGAACCGTCTACAAGTGTGTCataaaaaatgttaaagcaCTGCATgacttggtcgactatacctaCGGTATGAAAATTTACGTCTACATAAAAAGAAGGGCTGATTAGAGGCTGAAAACAACACCAACTCCGACAGTTAATTTAGCTAAACAAGCGCgacgaaaaacaaaacaaatttccAAAATGGGTTTAAAAATCGGTTTGTACTTCATAGTATTGCTTTTAGGGTTTCGTGCATTAACAGGAAAAAACAACTACTTACAGGAACACTTTTTGTCTATCTGAGTATGTGTGCGTCTGTTTATCTTCGGACTATTTTGTCATAATTAGGTAgataaataatatcaaatattaGGGTTTTGAAGTATTGGAGCCACGAAAAATTAAGTTTAGTTCACGCCATCAAAAAGTAGAAATTCGATTGTATTTTCGTAGAAAACTAAATGAAATATGTATCAGAGAGGAATCTTTCACGATTTCATAATGAATGGAATTCTTTGGCAGGTGACGTAATGTCATCATGACATTGGCAACGAAAGGGTTCCATGGTACATAATTCATTTTAATTCAAGTATACGGCTGCCCAGCTCAATTACAAATGACACACTTGATAAAACTGTCTTTGGATTTTAGCCCGCACTATCTGTGGTGTCGTCTCGCCGCGACGTGCCCTCCGGTTGCGTATTTTCAGTTCCGATCTCGTTGTCTTCTGTCGGGTTAGTTTGCGCAGTCTGGTACATATTGATCACGTCCCCCACCGTCCGCGCCAAAGCGCCTATCGACGCGATAAAGTCGTTGGGTTCCGCTGTACCATCGCCATCACCCGCGTATACATCAAAATCGTCAAGATCGTCTATATCGTGGTCCTGTACTTGCCGAGCGTATGCCAGCGCCATTTCCAAACCTGGGTTATTTGCTTCGAGCTCCATAACATCCAATCTgaaattttttgtttaagtagTGAATCAGTCAGATGATCGAGATAAGTTTAATgtacaaaaattacagtttggGATAGTATCGCTTATTAGCGGGGCCATCAATACATCATGTAACCCTTTTAGGAGGTTGGTGATTTGTTACACCAGAGGGGTGGCTCTTCAGTTTAGGTAGTAGGTTGCCGCTCGGCTTTTGGCTTGCAAGCTAGTCGCGTCGCGCGTAATTAATCAAGTAGTGATTTTTGCAATGGACAATTAAAAGATTCTGCAACGTTCTCGGGTTGTGCATTTATTTTAACCTCTTCACGCCAGAGttatccagtcgtgacagccaatgaaatgcctcacacgccacgttCATCTCTAGCCACCATCGGCCAAACAAgttgtctatcaatttttaaacaagttcgtatcaaatgaatatgtcactaaagtcgaactttcaagctgacagacacgtctattggcattattgttttgtgacatgcaaacgattatcaactttagggtggtagaccacatatttggctgatgtgatggtacatgaccaacattcaactcgaaattaataaaaaaatcccaTAGATTTTTAAGATATTGGCTTGTGACACCAACTCATCTgactaattaaattacttacttatctgccagcaaaaatctaaatttacaGTAAATTGCAAATTAACCTGGTTTtgctgtttaaaattaaatgttttcttttaaagCGCTTTTGGAATTATTGGTGTCAAATACCCTATTGTCTAGCTAGGGCAGAGGCTCCCAAACAATCGAAAGTAATCAAGCCTGGTGTGCCGTGGAAAGTAAACAAGGGCGCCGCGTGAGGCTCCTTTTAACCCGGAAACTTAGGTAATATGTTCGAAATCGAGCTTTTGTATCCTATTTAAACTAGCCAGGCTTTAGCTGCAAAGGCGCCGTGACGAAATACTTAGCGGCTAAGTATTTCGCTAAAGGCTAGCCTGTAAGTGCCCCACAACTAAAAAAGTTTGGGAGCCCCTGGGCTAGGGACCAGTCGTTATGAAAACGCATAAAGTCAAGTCCTGACACTGATGTGTACATATACAAGCACTCTTCAACAACATGAGGTTGGCGCTGTAGCGACGGCGTAACTTTGAAACTTATGATGCGCAAGATGATGAGTGATATATGAGTTCAGTCCTCCTGTTTGCGCGGGGCAGGCGAGGTAAAGCTCATCAGAATATAACATGTATCGAAGTAACTCAGTTCCTCACTACGAACAAGGTTGCGTGACACCGTTTACCCCGAGATGTATTAATGGAATGATGTTATTCTCGATATAAATTGGGTAACGCAATTCCCtgttttaagcagcgtttccaccaataatgtgcgatgatgtgtttttcattaaccaatagaaacgcttaatttacacATCTCattatctctggtggaaacagctgagcggagcgaggcctGACAAATGAaacgtttttattggttagtgaaaaacacattcctcgcacgttattggtggaaacgctgctgtAGTGGCCgtaatacctaaataataaatataaacactGCTTACGAAAGGATAAGACATGTTATATGATGACAAGCCTTAAGTAAAAAAAGCAActcaaataaaatttagaaatacTGTCTCGACGTGTCACTTTGAACTTAgacgcgtttttttttctcgtttgcATTAAACAGTCCAACGAAACAAAGATCAAGCTACCAGAATGCTCTTAGAACGTGTATCACCACCATTTTTAcaccaaaaaataattacaatagtCGCCATGGATACAATTGGAGAACTATGTGTAAAAACCGTCACATGAAAGTGACTTGAAAATTTACACGTCATGTAATTTTAATCACGTCAAAAtgataaaatgtacctattctGTAATTCGGTTTAGGATATCGGATTAATCAAATGTATTTAGCAGTAGCAGTTTTTGAAAAGCAATGGTTGAGCAGTATTTTACGATGATACCCTTGACACTTTTAATTATAGCTTTTATAGAGCgatgccaattaaaaaaaatgtttgctgtccaaatttttattttaatcgcaCCTGCAGACGACAGCAAAAATAAGACTGTTTAACGTAAAAGTaattccccccccccccgcgtAACCAGTCGACTTCGAAAATGCGTGCACTGACTACTACGCCAGACCGCGTATCCTAACCTCGTCGTGTTACATTGTGCCTGGCTTACTCCAGATCGGGAGGTGCGTAGACGGCATAGTTCGGCAGTAGAGAGGAGAAGAGTTCGCGTAGAGTTGATTGAGCGGCGGTGCGCGAGTCTCCTTGAGGCCCGAACGTGTAGCCGTAGCGGTTGACGCCTTGGTTTGGCGGCGAGGGGTCTGATGCCACGAGGTTGGTGACCTCTGGCACCGCCTGAAAATGCAACGGCACTATGACAAAACTTTCTGACAGTAAAGAATGCAATAAACAAAGATGAGTGGCGGTACAGAACAGTTCCTCCGTTATTACTATTTAATGTGGGACAGTcaaattatatctttaaaatactcggCCGCTAGCCCCATGTATGAGAACAAAGTAGATTTGAGATAATACTAAGATAAAGGCGACAATAGGAACAAGCGTATGCAGCTGTCTCAATTTAGGGAGGCTCGTCATTATcatgattaaattaaaatcaatgtAGATTTGTTTACCCCGTCAACCAGTAGGCTGGACATCGGTTTGATGACGCAGAGATGGCGGATGACCTCGTCAGGCCAACTCCGAAACAGGTTCAGACCCTCGTTCACTAGGACCTTAGCTCGTTCCTGTTAGAtagtaaaataacttaatttaatttaatttaatcacaaAGCTGTTGTGCAATTTTGGCTCTACTTTGATTTGACCATTCCATAACACCTAGGTAAAGTAATTCTCTGACAAAAAAGTAGGAACAAAAGTTTTACCAAactaactgattgctcctctcatccactcaaaggttgactggtagacatcccttaaagggataagtccctctttgtacaagtatctaaaagtttgtcaattgtattttgtttcttttcttttgtatcaTACATACgtgtatatatacttatatttttcataCGAAACTGTTACAAATTTCTAGCGATTTAAGTCGTAAATTTGACTGTTACGAAGacatgtatctatctatttaagtatatttattggTTGCCT harbors:
- the LOC141426508 gene encoding peptide transporter family 1-like, which encodes MFLGHPTSIFCIIATEFCERFSFCGLRTILSLYLRNVLCLHENAATVVYHIFIMMCYTMPLIGAILADNFIGRYKVILYFSIIYFFGTVLTCCSAIPPLMLPPTTTSMIGLALIATGTGGIKPCVAAFGGDQRMR